The nucleotide sequence CTTTGGCAGTAAGTCCTTTTACTATCTGTCCCAGAAATTCGTTTACATGCCTTGATGTAATTCCATCAAAAATCAATTCATCTGGTTTTTTCTTTTCTGTAAATTTCTTGAAATTATCATATAGTGTTTTATCTTGGTTGCTAATTGGAAGCGATTTTTGCCATCTCACACTGTCTTTTCCTAAAAAATCAAACTCGATAGCATCAGGTTTTAGTTTGATGTGCTCAACTCTTAGCGTAGTTGCACCTACAGTATCTGCCTCATCAGGATCTTTTTCATCTCCTACCCTCATGGCTGTTTTGAATATCAAATAACATACAGTTGCAACCCTTCTTACCTTTTCGTCACGGTCTGTCATTTTTTTAACTACGTTTTCTAGTACCTTGTCAACATGCTCAGATAGTTTTATTGCCTTGTCATACTTCATCTGGTCGCGCTCTTGTTTTAAATCAGAAGTATCAGAAAGCCAAACATATTTTCGTTTTTCTGTAAGATAATCTTCCCAGCTTGCAAGCCACATGAAATCCGACTCGTGAATAATTTTTCCCCAGTTTCCAGGTGGTACTTTGGCATCCTTTCCAAGATTTAGCGTGACATCTTTTTCTGAAACTCTTGGCTTCCATTTTCCACGTAATGGATGATCTCCTCTTCCAATGAAAAGTCCTGGGGGTTCTGCCATCCAGTTTGCAACATCAACTTGCTTTCCATCAATTATCGCAACGCCGTATTTTGCTTTCATTTTTTCCTTGATCTCTTTTCTTGAGGCTGCAATTTTCTTTTTTTGATCTTTGTCCAGTGTTATCTTGGCGTCTTTTTCCAGATCAACAACCTTGAATGCTGCAGAAAAATCAATATCAGATAATGACGTGCCTTTGAATTTTGGTGGCAATACCTTTATGAAATCGTCTAGAAAATTTTTGCAAAAGGTTTTATCTTGAACATATGGAGTGTCTTTTTTCTTTGCCCACTGGTAGACCATCTCCTCCTGATCTAAACTTAGGGGTACCTTCTCGCCTTTGATCTTGATCGTTATCCCTTTTGATTCAAAGGGAGGCGGAAATGCTATTCCATTGTGTTGTAAAGTTTTCCATTTCATATTATAGATTATCACCAAATTTGTGCCTAAATCTGTTGACTTTGATAAAAATTGACTTGGTGGCGTATATCAACCTAACCACTAAATCATACGTAACCTAGAATGGATGGTAAATCAAACCAAAACTTGTGTAAATTTATCTTTTAACTAAAAAGCTCTTTTTTGATGTAATTTTCAAACTCTAGATCTGTCTTGTTCTTTTTTGCCTCAAGAAACATTATGGCATCATTTCCAACTACATATCGAGGTAATGGATTTTCAGATTTTATTGCCTTGATGATTGTAGTTGCTACTTCTTTGGCAGGTGTACCCATCTCTGACATCATGGTTATTCCAGCGATCACTTTGTTTGTAATGTCCTTGTATGCAGAATCTGATTTTCGAGATTTTTTTGTTGATGACATGAAATTTGTCTTTATTACTCCAGGTTCAATAATTATGGTATTAATTCCAAACGGAGAAAGTTCGTATCTCATTGATTCGCTTAATCCTTCTATGGCAAACTTTGAGCTGATATATCCTGGAGAAACAGGAAATCCTATTTTTCCAGCAACAGAGCTTACGTTTACTATGATTCCAGATTTTTGTTTTCGCATCACTGGAATGACTTCTTGTGATACTCTGACTACACCAAAAAAGTTTGTTTCAAATTGTGCTTTTAATTCTTCCATGGAAATATCTTCAAGGCAACCAAATAGTCCATAACCTGCATTATTTATCAAAATATCAATTCTGCCTTTTTCTTTGACAATCTTGTTTATGGCATTTTTTACACTATTATCCTTGTCAACATCAAGCTCAAGCGTTTCAAGTTTCAAATTTTCTTTTTTTGCAATTTCTCTGATGGTATATCCTTTCTTTGTATTTCGCATGGTGGCATATGTGAAGTAGCCTTCACGTGCTAAATCTGAGGCTGTCTCAAAACCAATTCCGCTTGAACTGCCTGTTACTATGGCGACTTTTTCCATGATTGGCAATTAATTTTGGCATTAATAATTTGTATTGTTATTAGACAAGAGGTTTGTCACCCTCAACTGGCTCAGAAACCTCTGTTGACTCACCATCTTTGATTCTCTGTAAAATTTCTGTACAGGCAAGCTTGTGCAAGTATTCATTGTTGTTTCCACATCTATACGAAAATGTACATCTTGGACACCCTGATTCGCTTTTGCAAGTACATTCTTTTACAATGTGCAAGCTTCGCTCAAACGCTTTTTCCAATCTGTCATATAGTGCCCTACTTGCACCGTTTCCACCTATGGCTCCATCATAAATGAAGATCAATCCAGATGTGCCAAGTGATATGCCACCTAAATCCTGTGAGACACCGCCCGTAATCATGTTACTTCCTTCTATTACAACGTGTTCTGTAGCATGATATCCGCTGGCCTCAGTATATTCTTCATTTTCAGATTTTCCTATTTCATTGACTGGTCTTGGTGCCTTGAATACAATTCCTTTTGTGACAAAATCAAATTCTAGAGGTTTTTCTAATAACACCCGTTGGCCTTGTGTCACCTCATGACCGATTTCAATATTGACATAACCATACACTCTTTTTTGTATATGCAATCTGCAAAATGCAACCTCTATTCCATTTGCATTTCTTTTCTCAAAAATTGTTTCTATAGTTGGCCATTCTTCAGTTAGCGCTTTGGTATAATACGGATAATCCCTTGGAAGAAATTCAATTTTTGCATTCATCTTCCCAGGATATTCTAATTCCTTTACTTTGTATCTTGTTCCAGCTAGAAAATAAACTGCTGATTGGTGTAGCTCTTCTAGTGCTATTGGAAGATTTCGCTCTCCAACTTTTTTACCGTTCAAAAAAATGTCAATTGATTTACCAATTCCTCTGATACTGTAATCCTCAAGTAAGGATTTGATTTGCTCATGATTTGGAACATATCTGTTCTCCATTAGCACAAGATTTCCAACAGATACATGTCTTGCAATCACTTCACCATGTTCAGCTAACTCGTGTTTTGCAATAGGCTTGTCACAGGCCATTGCTAATACTTGAAATTCTTCAATAAAGGGATTTTTTGGATCAATGTAGATTTTTTCAATATCCTCAAAATAATCAGTAGGATGATTCTTGTAATATTGTGATATTGGATCATTGCCAAGAACCAAAAACGCATAACCGTTTTGTCCCTTTCTTGCTGCTCTTCCTATTCTCTGAACCAATCTATTGACTGGTATGGTAGATGAGATTACTCCGTCTACATTACCAACATCTATTCCTAATTCAAGAGTAGGAGTAGCAGAAATCGCCATCAGAGTATCGTTTTTAAAAGAATTTTCAACTGATCTTCTGTAATTTGCCATCAATCCGGCCCTGTGTACCTTGATATCAATTTTTTGCCTTCTTGCCTGCATCGCTAAAAGCTCAGAGTTTAGATGAGAATTGTTAAAGACCAAAGTCTTGTGTTTTTTTGTTGTGAGTTTTTTTAAAATTTCAATCATTAATACCCGTTGTGTTCTAAGAGATGGGAATAACATGCTAAAATCCGTCTTTCCTTTTTTTCCAGAACCTGTTACTAATTTCATTTGCACTCCAAATAACTGCTCACAAAATGATAGTGCATTTTCTAGCGTTGCAGAAGAAGCTATTATTTGTAAATTAGATGTGATCCTTTTCAGTCTCTTTATGATATAATGAACGTTTGAGCCAAATATTCCAGAATATACGTGAGCTTCATCAACTATCAAAAATCTTACTGTATTTAATAATGCGGCAAATCTGCTTCTGTGCCACATGTGATAGTGTAACACATCAAAGTTTGTTATGATTACTTGTGGAGGACTTTCTAAAATTTTCTTTCTATCTAGTTCTTTCGTATCTCCATCAAATATTTCCACTCTAATGCCAAGCTCATCTGCGATTTCTTTTATTTTTGGCAGTTGATCTTTTGATAGAGATTTAGTCGGGTAAACAAAAAGAGCCTGAACTATATTACTTTGACTTTTTTCAAGAATCTTTTGTAAAATAGGGATTACAAACGCTTCAGTTTTTCCAGAAGCTGTTGGTGCACTGATTATTACATTACTCCCCATCATGATATTGCGTATCGCATCATCTTGGAACTTGTAGAATTTTTCTATCTTTTTTGACTCTAAGACACGAGTAATCTTCTCATCTAATCCAGATTCTGATACCGCATTTCCCATTTGGGGCTCAGGTTCAGTTATGGTTCTAAAATGTGAGACATAGTATTTTCTTGCAAACAAAATGGAGTTGGTAATCTCGTCAAGTTTGGCGTTACCTATCATTTTTTTTATCTCATCTTCACTTTGAACTATTCCTTCTTTTTCAAGCATTGCGGCTGATTTTTTCTTGGTTGGGATCTCTCCAGAATCAAACTTGTTAAGAAAATCTAGATATGCTTCATCTGTATTCTTGGTATAGTTTACAATATCTTCTAATTTACAAGATGTACAAGCAAAGACAATTTTCTGGTTGAATGTTTTCTGCATCTCCATCTTCGATTTACATTTAGGACAAAAGTACACTACCTTATCAAATATGTATGGTGATTTAATTTTTGATTTGTTGCTAATGTTGTTAACTGGTTAAACCTTTAAGCAACAAATCTAATCTTAAACCATTGGAAGTCCTTGTTACTGGCGGAACAGGATTTATTGGTTCAAAACTTGTCGATAAACTAGTTAATAGAGGAGTTTCAGTTACCTGTCTTATTAGGCAAGGAGCAATTTCAAATCCTACGGCAAAAACAGTGACAGGAGATCTTACCTATCCTGATTTCATACTGCCTGATGAAGAGTATGATGTAGTTTATCACCTTGCAGCTGCATGGCCAGGAGAAAAGGACAAGAAAATTCTAAGAGCAGTAAACTATGATGGCACAGTAAATTTATTTAGTCTACTAAAAGAAAAAACCAAATTCATTGTGTACGTGTCAGGTCTAGGTATGTTTGGTAATCCTGGAAATAATGTTGTGGATGAAAACTCACTAATAAAACCACATACAGAATATGCCAAAATAAGACTAGAAGCTCAAAAATTTCTGGAATCAAACTGTAAGGAATTAGGAATTGCGTTTAGTGTTGCATATCTTGGAGACGTTTATGGAAATGGAGGATGGTTCAAAAACATCTTAGTTGAGAGATTAAAGAAAGGCTCGTTTAGAATACCTGGTTCTGGAGAATATTATAGAAGCTTTGTACACGTAGACGATGTTGTATCTGGTCTTGAGTCAATCGCGGAAAAAAATGCCGTAAACCAATCTTTTGTTATCACTGATTCTATGCCTGTTACATTCAAGGACTTTGTTAGTTTAGTTTGCAAAGAACTGGGTATAAAAGAACCTGGAACCATTCCAACAATTTTGGCAAAGGCTGTAATGGGAGGTGATTTTGTTAAGCTTTTAACCACATCAATGAAGACATCAAATAATAAAATTACGTCGATATGTGATT is from Nitrosopumilaceae archaeon and encodes:
- a CDS encoding DNA topoisomerase I; this translates as MKWKTLQHNGIAFPPPFESKGITIKIKGEKVPLSLDQEEMVYQWAKKKDTPYVQDKTFCKNFLDDFIKVLPPKFKGTSLSDIDFSAAFKVVDLEKDAKITLDKDQKKKIAASRKEIKEKMKAKYGVAIIDGKQVDVANWMAEPPGLFIGRGDHPLRGKWKPRVSEKDVTLNLGKDAKVPPGNWGKIIHESDFMWLASWEDYLTEKRKYVWLSDTSDLKQERDQMKYDKAIKLSEHVDKVLENVVKKMTDRDEKVRRVATVCYLIFKTAMRVGDEKDPDEADTVGATTLRVEHIKLKPDAIEFDFLGKDSVRWQKSLPISNQDKTLYDNFKKFTEKKKPDELIFDGITSRHVNEFLGQIVKGLTAKVFRTYLATTVVKNYLKNVDKLDSKTENIKIYHAKLANLEAAITCNHKRTIPKTFNESLQKKKEALEKLKHAPPKTEKQREKQKLREEKMKLTIELTEKTKDYNLGTSLRNYIDPRVFKAWTDNVGLEWEKLYTSALQKKFQWVTKVETDWKKIASQ
- a CDS encoding SDR family oxidoreductase, with amino-acid sequence MEKVAIVTGSSSGIGFETASDLAREGYFTYATMRNTKKGYTIREIAKKENLKLETLELDVDKDNSVKNAINKIVKEKGRIDILINNAGYGLFGCLEDISMEELKAQFETNFFGVVRVSQEVIPVMRKQKSGIIVNVSSVAGKIGFPVSPGYISSKFAIEGLSESMRYELSPFGINTIIIEPGVIKTNFMSSTKKSRKSDSAYKDITNKVIAGITMMSEMGTPAKEVATTIIKAIKSENPLPRYVVGNDAIMFLEAKKNKTDLEFENYIKKELFS
- a CDS encoding DEAD/DEAH box helicase, yielding MEMQKTFNQKIVFACTSCKLEDIVNYTKNTDEAYLDFLNKFDSGEIPTKKKSAAMLEKEGIVQSEDEIKKMIGNAKLDEITNSILFARKYYVSHFRTITEPEPQMGNAVSESGLDEKITRVLESKKIEKFYKFQDDAIRNIMMGSNVIISAPTASGKTEAFVIPILQKILEKSQSNIVQALFVYPTKSLSKDQLPKIKEIADELGIRVEIFDGDTKELDRKKILESPPQVIITNFDVLHYHMWHRSRFAALLNTVRFLIVDEAHVYSGIFGSNVHYIIKRLKRITSNLQIIASSATLENALSFCEQLFGVQMKLVTGSGKKGKTDFSMLFPSLRTQRVLMIEILKKLTTKKHKTLVFNNSHLNSELLAMQARRQKIDIKVHRAGLMANYRRSVENSFKNDTLMAISATPTLELGIDVGNVDGVISSTIPVNRLVQRIGRAARKGQNGYAFLVLGNDPISQYYKNHPTDYFEDIEKIYIDPKNPFIEEFQVLAMACDKPIAKHELAEHGEVIARHVSVGNLVLMENRYVPNHEQIKSLLEDYSIRGIGKSIDIFLNGKKVGERNLPIALEELHQSAVYFLAGTRYKVKELEYPGKMNAKIEFLPRDYPYYTKALTEEWPTIETIFEKRNANGIEVAFCRLHIQKRVYGYVNIEIGHEVTQGQRVLLEKPLEFDFVTKGIVFKAPRPVNEIGKSENEEYTEASGYHATEHVVIEGSNMITGGVSQDLGGISLGTSGLIFIYDGAIGGNGASRALYDRLEKAFERSLHIVKECTCKSESGCPRCTFSYRCGNNNEYLHKLACTEILQRIKDGESTEVSEPVEGDKPLV
- a CDS encoding NAD(P)-dependent oxidoreductase, coding for MEVLVTGGTGFIGSKLVDKLVNRGVSVTCLIRQGAISNPTAKTVTGDLTYPDFILPDEEYDVVYHLAAAWPGEKDKKILRAVNYDGTVNLFSLLKEKTKFIVYVSGLGMFGNPGNNVVDENSLIKPHTEYAKIRLEAQKFLESNCKELGIAFSVAYLGDVYGNGGWFKNILVERLKKGSFRIPGSGEYYRSFVHVDDVVSGLESIAEKNAVNQSFVITDSMPVTFKDFVSLVCKELGIKEPGTIPTILAKAVMGGDFVKLLTTSMKTSNNKITSICDFVYKSYVEGIPATISEMKS